One Candidatus Anstonellales archaeon DNA window includes the following coding sequences:
- a CDS encoding CDP-alcohol phosphatidyltransferase family protein, producing MLKETNFARRISDRAGEIFSLIPISPNQWTALSLVFAALGALELFGGKALTGGVMFGVSFFCDFVDGAVARKKGEVNPLGAYFDGMSDRVSEFLLLFGLLFYPIPTMIFPSCVWIFLVLFFGTCMTSYAKAYADHRKVLSKNEIEKTSSLFGRAERVSVLLLSVLALELDRNFSGYLLVLTAVLSFLTVGRIFRTVVGRAKNSKNR from the coding sequence ATGCTAAAAGAGACAAATTTTGCGCGGCGCATATCAGATAGAGCAGGCGAGATATTTTCACTAATTCCGATTTCTCCGAATCAATGGACGGCACTTTCACTTGTATTTGCCGCCTTAGGGGCACTTGAGCTTTTTGGTGGAAAAGCTCTGACTGGAGGTGTTATGTTTGGAGTTTCGTTTTTCTGTGATTTTGTTGATGGGGCAGTAGCAAGGAAAAAAGGAGAGGTTAACCCACTAGGGGCTTACTTTGATGGCATGAGTGATAGAGTTAGTGAATTTCTTCTTCTCTTTGGGCTTTTGTTTTATCCTATTCCAACCATGATTTTTCCGTCTTGCGTGTGGATATTTCTGGTCCTTTTCTTTGGCACTTGCATGACGTCATATGCCAAGGCGTATGCAGATCATAGGAAGGTGCTTTCAAAAAATGAGATTGAAAAGACCAGTAGTCTGTTTGGACGAGCCGAAAGAGTGAGTGTTTTGTTATTGTCCGTCCTGGCTCTTGAACTTGATAGGAATTTTTCGGGTTATCTTCTTGTTTTAACAGCTGTCTTATCTTTCCTGACCGTTGGGAGGATATTCAGAACGGTTGTTGGCCGTGCAAAGAACAGCAAAAATCGTTGA
- a CDS encoding AAA family ATPase, with amino-acid sequence MPSFSQLLERKSVFKNKDVLSPHYIPAILPFREKEIEGIMVAVSPSIEGKRAQNLFIYGKTGTGKTCSVKHVMGKLNEVNSYYAKMFYLNCRIYNSKYKVMHKITKTFVPELEKAGFGISLIYEKLLEWISQNKIQLIVVLDEIDMVKDLNELIYALTRANDELKQGGISIIGISNRLSFKELLDPRSRSSLCEIEMTFAPYDVRMMRTILEQRASIGLREGALDESALNLAAAVAANETGDARYALKLMLRAGEIADSEGADKVSDKHVEEARMKVEEDLVKETIITLPENQRLVLYAVANLSLRGGRYSRLGTIGVGESENEENFLLSGEVYEEYSKICTVLGKKRKSARWYREYLNELEMLGLITTVQSGRGIRGHTRLIKSGYPVEDMKRIVEEAFSKQSGASENTVRDSEKTTSMENGSL; translated from the coding sequence ATGCCATCTTTTTCTCAATTGCTTGAGAGGAAAAGCGTATTTAAGAACAAGGACGTTCTTTCTCCCCACTATATCCCAGCAATACTTCCATTTAGAGAGAAAGAAATTGAGGGTATAATGGTTGCAGTCTCGCCTTCAATTGAGGGTAAAAGAGCCCAAAATCTCTTTATATATGGAAAAACGGGGACGGGTAAGACTTGTTCTGTTAAACATGTTATGGGGAAGTTAAATGAAGTTAACAGCTATTATGCAAAAATGTTTTACTTGAACTGTCGCATTTACAACTCAAAATACAAGGTGATGCACAAAATCACCAAGACGTTTGTGCCAGAACTCGAGAAAGCAGGTTTTGGCATTTCGCTTATATATGAGAAGCTCCTGGAGTGGATATCACAAAACAAAATACAACTCATAGTAGTTTTGGACGAGATAGATATGGTTAAGGATTTAAATGAGCTTATTTACGCGCTAACGCGCGCAAACGACGAATTGAAACAGGGAGGAATCTCAATTATTGGGATATCAAATCGCCTATCGTTCAAGGAACTGTTAGATCCGCGCAGTAGAAGCTCGCTTTGTGAGATTGAGATGACGTTTGCTCCCTATGATGTAAGAATGATGAGGACTATACTTGAACAGAGAGCTAGCATTGGGTTGCGTGAAGGCGCACTTGACGAATCTGCTCTAAACCTTGCAGCAGCAGTTGCAGCCAATGAAACAGGAGATGCGCGGTATGCCCTAAAACTTATGCTTCGAGCCGGAGAGATAGCGGACAGCGAAGGAGCGGATAAGGTAAGTGATAAACATGTTGAAGAGGCTCGTATGAAAGTTGAAGAAGACTTAGTAAAAGAAACCATAATTACTCTTCCAGAAAATCAAAGGCTTGTGCTCTATGCGGTTGCCAATTTATCTCTTCGGGGGGGGAGATACTCCCGGCTTGGGACAATAGGGGTTGGAGAGTCTGAAAACGAAGAAAACTTTTTGCTGTCAGGCGAAGTTTACGAGGAGTATAGCAAGATATGTACCGTGCTTGGTAAAAAACGAAAATCTGCACGATGGTATCGCGAGTATTTAAATGAACTTGAGATGTTGGGTTTAATTACTACTGTGCAGAGTGGGAGAGGAATAAGAGGACACACAAGGTTAATAAAAAGTGGATATCCAGTAGAAGATATGAAAAGAATTGTAGAGGAAGCGTTCTCAAAGCAATCAGGAGCAAGTGAAAATACTGTCAGAGATAGTGAAAAGACAACAAGTATGGAGAATGGTTCACTGTGA
- a CDS encoding L-threonylcarbamoyladenylate synthase — translation MVVVSFLKEPRRAVLQAARAVLTGKLIVYPTDTLYGIGCDATNTEAVRRVYEVKRRDRQAPLSVMMADIKMIEDYCIVDDKQMQYLRKYLPGPYTLILKCRTGREIPASANRKLGVRIPKHAFCELLLKHCRVPVVTTSANISKRNPPASFNDIEKSIIESVSVAIDSGPCEYGKPSTIIDLVEGRVIR, via the coding sequence ATGGTCGTGGTATCTTTTCTTAAGGAACCTCGGAGAGCGGTGCTTCAGGCCGCGCGTGCGGTGTTGACGGGGAAGCTTATCGTTTATCCGACAGACACTCTTTATGGGATAGGATGTGACGCAACGAATACTGAAGCAGTGAGACGGGTTTATGAGGTCAAGAGGAGGGACAGACAGGCGCCATTGTCAGTTATGATGGCAGACATCAAGATGATTGAGGACTATTGCATAGTAGACGATAAACAGATGCAATATTTGAGAAAGTACCTGCCGGGCCCATATACTCTTATACTTAAATGTAGGACTGGAAGAGAAATTCCTGCATCAGCCAACAGGAAGCTTGGCGTTCGAATCCCAAAACATGCCTTCTGTGAATTACTTCTAAAGCATTGTAGAGTGCCTGTTGTAACTACAAGCGCAAATATCAGCAAAAGAAATCCTCCTGCCTCTTTTAATGACATTGAAAAAAGCATAATTGAATCCGTTTCAGTAGCAATTGACTCAGGACCATGTGAATATGGAAAGCCGTCCACGATAATCGATCTTGTAGAGGGGCGTGTTATTAGATAA
- a CDS encoding inositol-3-phosphate synthase, giving the protein MSKIRVGVVGVGNCFAGLYQGIEYYHQNPEKKVIGIMHEKVGEYSWDDIEFVSAFDVGKNKIGKHLHEAVYCEPNLVRWVERMPKSECIVSESPVLDGVGIWVENRINPIKNKKSPSQLKKEILNKLRKTETEVIINYLPVGSQKATEFWARVALEAGCAFVNCIPVFIASDGRWGRRFERAGIPVVGDDIKGLVGATILHRTLVRLCDERGAKILRTYQINVGGNTDFINMKEQKRLESKKISKTESVQSQLKERLPDANIYVGPSDFIPFLGNTKIMFMRIEGAMWAGMPYSIDVRLEADDKANSAGIAIDAIRAAKIAMDRGLGGPIEAASAYLMKHPPKQYSDDVARKMLEEFISCDE; this is encoded by the coding sequence ATGTCAAAGATACGTGTCGGAGTCGTAGGTGTCGGAAACTGTTTTGCTGGCCTATATCAGGGAATTGAATATTATCATCAAAACCCAGAAAAGAAAGTAATCGGGATAATGCACGAGAAGGTTGGGGAGTATTCGTGGGACGATATAGAATTTGTATCGGCCTTTGATGTTGGAAAAAATAAGATAGGCAAGCATCTGCACGAAGCTGTATACTGCGAACCAAATTTGGTTCGGTGGGTAGAACGGATGCCTAAGAGCGAGTGCATTGTATCTGAGAGTCCGGTTCTAGACGGAGTAGGGATATGGGTTGAGAACAGGATAAATCCGATCAAAAACAAAAAAAGCCCGAGTCAACTAAAAAAGGAAATTTTAAACAAGTTAAGGAAGACGGAAACGGAAGTAATCATCAATTACCTTCCTGTGGGAAGTCAGAAAGCTACTGAATTTTGGGCCAGAGTTGCACTAGAGGCTGGATGTGCTTTTGTAAATTGCATTCCTGTATTTATTGCAAGCGATGGCAGATGGGGAAGGAGATTTGAAAGGGCCGGGATTCCTGTAGTAGGTGACGATATAAAGGGGCTAGTTGGAGCTACAATATTGCATAGAACTCTTGTGAGGCTCTGCGACGAAAGAGGGGCTAAAATTTTGAGGACGTATCAGATAAACGTAGGGGGAAATACTGATTTCATAAACATGAAGGAACAAAAGAGACTTGAGAGTAAGAAAATTTCAAAAACTGAAAGTGTTCAGAGTCAGCTTAAGGAGAGGTTGCCTGATGCTAATATATACGTTGGTCCAAGTGATTTCATTCCTTTTTTAGGAAACACAAAGATTATGTTTATGAGAATAGAAGGTGCTATGTGGGCGGGTATGCCTTATAGTATAGACGTGAGATTGGAGGCTGATGATAAAGCAAATTCTGCAGGAATTGCTATTGATGCAATTAGAGCAGCTAAAATCGCAATGGATAGGGGACTTGGCGGACCCATTGAGGCAGCGTCAGCTTATCTTATGAAACACCCCCCAAAGCAATATAGTGATGATGTTGCAAGAAAAATGTTGGAAGAATTTATTTCATGCGATGAGTGA
- the spt4 gene encoding transcription elongation factor subunit Spt4: MEKFKACKNCRTLFITGSTCPLCNSSDITDKYSSQIIFFDIEKSQIAKKFGATVPGRYAVRVR; the protein is encoded by the coding sequence ATGGAAAAGTTTAAAGCATGTAAAAATTGCAGGACTCTTTTCATAACAGGTTCAACATGTCCACTATGTAACTCAAGTGATATTACTGATAAATATTCAAGTCAAATAATCTTTTTTGATATAGAAAAGTCCCAAATAGCAAAAAAATTTGGTGCAACGGTTCCCGGAAGATACGCGGTGCGTGTTAGATAG
- a CDS encoding PIN domain-containing protein, giving the protein MQVIIFDTNFLLVSYQFRVDIFSEIGRIVECPYRIIVPSGVVGELMHLRRNKGRVGRAANLAITMLHKLNDEGRIKIVESHGEVDKWIFDFAKKESAIVCTNDILLKRKLLGEGIRIIGLRERSYLALY; this is encoded by the coding sequence ATGCAAGTTATTATCTTTGACACAAATTTTTTGCTTGTTTCCTATCAGTTTAGAGTTGATATTTTTTCAGAGATAGGAAGAATAGTTGAATGTCCTTATAGAATAATAGTGCCTTCCGGAGTAGTTGGGGAGCTTATGCATTTGCGGCGTAACAAAGGAAGGGTTGGGCGTGCGGCAAATCTTGCTATTACAATGTTGCATAAATTAAATGATGAGGGCAGAATAAAGATAGTCGAAAGTCACGGAGAAGTAGATAAGTGGATATTTGATTTTGCAAAAAAGGAATCCGCAATCGTTTGCACAAACGATATCCTTCTCAAAAGGAAGTTGCTTGGCGAAGGGATAAGGATAATTGGATTACGAGAAAGGTCTTATTTAGCTTTGTATTGA
- a CDS encoding protein-L-isoaspartate(D-aspartate) O-methyltransferase produces the protein MIDKINKNKELVESLILKGYCKERVARALLEVPREKFVRPEYSAQAYEDMPLPIGYGQTISAPSVVAFSLERLDVREGMNVLDIGTGSGYVAAILSFLVGKDGRVTTIERKKELLSMAKKCLSAFSYAKNIKFVLGDGTLGYGKNSPYDRIIAGAAAPEIPPPLISQLKENGKMVIPVGDVYQDLVLYEKKGEGGQSTSILPVIFVKMIGKFGFKEE, from the coding sequence TTGATAGATAAGATAAATAAAAATAAAGAACTTGTTGAATCTCTTATATTGAAGGGATATTGTAAAGAAAGGGTTGCAAGGGCGCTTCTTGAAGTACCGCGAGAAAAGTTTGTTCGTCCCGAATACTCGGCACAGGCTTATGAGGATATGCCACTACCAATTGGCTACGGACAAACCATATCGGCTCCAAGTGTAGTTGCGTTTTCACTTGAAAGGCTTGATGTTAGGGAAGGAATGAATGTACTTGACATTGGCACGGGGAGTGGATATGTTGCTGCTATCCTCTCTTTCCTCGTTGGAAAAGATGGTAGGGTAACAACAATAGAGAGAAAGAAAGAACTGCTTAGTATGGCAAAAAAATGCTTGTCTGCATTTTCATATGCAAAGAACATTAAATTTGTTCTTGGTGATGGTACACTCGGTTATGGGAAAAATTCGCCTTATGATAGGATAATTGCAGGTGCAGCGGCTCCAGAGATACCTCCGCCACTTATCTCTCAGCTAAAGGAAAATGGAAAGATGGTAATCCCTGTTGGTGATGTATACCAAGACTTGGTTTTGTATGAAAAGAAGGGGGAAGGTGGGCAATCTACGAGTATTTTGCCTGTTATTTTTGTTAAGATGATTGGAAAATTTGGTTTTAAGGAAGAGTAG
- the sepF gene encoding cell division protein SepF: MGIFEKISRGLGLGRDMNIEEYMDTVEMENVDVLHEAADFYVKPIALESEEDISVIQDELKKKNIILLNVTPISKQPNRLKRIIDELKTYITKTNGDIARIDNDKILLTPSKVKIVKSRRK, translated from the coding sequence ATGGGGATTTTTGAGAAAATCTCAAGGGGTTTGGGGCTTGGACGTGATATGAATATAGAAGAGTATATGGACACAGTTGAGATGGAAAATGTAGACGTCCTTCACGAAGCAGCCGACTTCTATGTAAAGCCGATAGCCTTGGAATCAGAGGAGGACATCTCAGTTATTCAGGACGAGCTTAAGAAAAAAAACATAATACTCCTCAACGTAACCCCTATCTCTAAACAGCCAAATCGCCTAAAGCGGATAATAGATGAGCTTAAGACTTACATTACAAAGACAAATGGCGATATTGCGCGGATTGACAACGATAAAATTCTGCTAACTCCTTCAAAAGTAAAAATAGTAAAAAGCAGGCGTAAGTAA
- a CDS encoding DUF1805 domain-containing protein: MEETISFEGKKYVGIRLQLGNVPLIIIKAKHGYVACSYIDKETAEKLGDIACFVSGVKSYEDILRAKIRSATQWAEDIGIREGMSVKKALELIDSYDGK; the protein is encoded by the coding sequence ATGGAGGAGACGATAAGTTTTGAAGGAAAAAAATATGTAGGCATCCGTCTCCAACTTGGAAACGTCCCTCTTATTATCATCAAAGCAAAACACGGCTACGTGGCATGCAGCTACATAGACAAAGAGACCGCAGAAAAACTTGGCGACATTGCTTGCTTTGTTTCTGGTGTAAAATCTTACGAAGATATCCTAAGGGCAAAAATTCGCTCTGCAACGCAATGGGCGGAAGACATAGGAATACGGGAAGGAATGAGCGTTAAAAAAGCACTGGAACTCATAGACTCCTATGATGGAAAATAG
- a CDS encoding response regulator, which translates to MLNILVVEDNETLLKLYIEAFRVASHSIGSEIQITTAENGRVGLKRFLERWNDGHPFDAVFTDEDMPEMTGREMSAEIRKLCGIPIIRISGSLQKEEGYFTFNLQKPFKLSNLIDIVRNIRDSLELSQLPKSESRKAFAKPTKTIPLTNEISKNKRRIQTAQ; encoded by the coding sequence GTGTTGAATATCTTAGTTGTCGAAGACAACGAAACACTACTAAAGCTATATATTGAGGCATTTCGTGTAGCCTCCCACTCTATAGGCTCAGAAATCCAAATTACGACAGCGGAAAACGGACGAGTTGGACTAAAAAGATTCCTAGAGCGCTGGAACGATGGCCATCCATTTGATGCGGTCTTTACAGATGAAGATATGCCGGAAATGACCGGCAGAGAAATGAGCGCTGAGATCAGAAAGTTATGTGGAATCCCAATCATAAGAATAAGCGGAAGTTTGCAAAAAGAAGAAGGCTATTTTACGTTCAACCTTCAAAAGCCATTTAAGCTTTCAAATCTGATTGACATAGTCAGGAACATTAGAGATTCATTGGAGCTTTCACAATTACCAAAAAGCGAATCAAGAAAAGCATTTGCTAAGCCAACCAAAACCATCCCATTAACTAATGAAATCTCAAAAAACAAAAGACGCATTCAAACTGCCCAATAA
- a CDS encoding sodium-translocating pyrophosphatase, which produces MENSTQILVSLFCGLLSIGISLFLYLKIRKAEKGDQKMNEIADAIRIGAIAYLKRQTRYVGFFAAVVAAIFLVIGALFDRLWFGIAIAFLVGAASSSLAGYIGMDITTQANVRTAQAAKKGLGEALNVSFHAGVVMGLAVVGLGLTGISILLLFFDWTISNSILVSVENQSAALMQMIAGMAFGASLVAMFARVGGGIFTKGADVGADLVGKIEKGIPEDDPRNPAVIADNVGDNVGDCAGMGADIFESYVVTLIASMILGNIVLGPSGMFFPLLIAVGGILATFIGASVVRIKDNADPMTALSKGILVTAIVCATLFYFLSSFSLPQESSFGVFLSALVGLCVGLAIVYITDYFTSTTKPPVRDIATSSQTGAGTNLITGIAVGLKSTAPYALTISLGILLSFKFGGVYGVAIATMAMLSLAGIVVAVDTFGPVADNAGGIVEMSGLPASVRAVTERLDAVGNTTKATTKGFAIASAGLAALALLLAFAHEVNLTANKLGITGFPLSASGVPIINIMDASVIIGLVVGGALPFIFSSYALMAVGKAAQKIILEVRRQFRSIDGLMEGKAKPDYASCVDISTDAAIRELLVPGLLAVGTPLAVGFMLDSAAVAGFLVGALISGQLLAVFMSNAGAAWDNGKKYIEQGNLGGKGSEAHKAAVVGDTVGDPFKDTAGPSLNPMIKILNTISILFVSFFLQYALHFI; this is translated from the coding sequence ATGGAGAATTCTACTCAAATTCTCGTTTCGCTTTTCTGTGGTCTGCTGTCAATAGGCATTTCACTCTTTCTTTATCTCAAAATCCGGAAAGCTGAAAAAGGAGATCAAAAGATGAATGAAATTGCAGACGCGATACGCATAGGAGCAATTGCTTATCTAAAAAGACAAACAAGATACGTAGGTTTTTTTGCAGCCGTTGTGGCAGCAATTTTTTTAGTTATAGGCGCACTTTTTGATAGACTTTGGTTTGGAATTGCAATCGCTTTTCTGGTGGGAGCGGCTTCTTCATCACTAGCAGGTTATATAGGAATGGATATAACTACACAAGCAAACGTACGCACCGCACAAGCTGCAAAGAAAGGATTGGGTGAAGCGCTCAACGTTTCATTCCATGCCGGAGTTGTTATGGGTCTGGCCGTTGTAGGGCTCGGCTTGACTGGAATCTCAATTCTTCTACTCTTTTTTGACTGGACAATCTCAAACTCTATCTTAGTATCAGTTGAAAACCAGAGCGCAGCCCTAATGCAAATGATAGCTGGAATGGCCTTTGGTGCCTCCCTCGTTGCAATGTTTGCGCGGGTAGGAGGGGGGATATTCACCAAAGGAGCAGACGTAGGAGCAGACCTAGTTGGAAAAATTGAGAAGGGAATTCCAGAAGACGACCCTAGAAATCCAGCAGTTATAGCTGATAATGTAGGCGACAATGTTGGCGATTGCGCAGGTATGGGCGCAGACATATTTGAGTCATACGTAGTAACTCTCATAGCTTCTATGATTCTCGGAAACATCGTGCTTGGACCTAGCGGCATGTTTTTTCCTTTACTAATTGCTGTGGGGGGTATACTTGCAACGTTTATAGGCGCTTCTGTTGTAAGGATTAAAGATAATGCCGACCCTATGACAGCGCTATCAAAAGGCATTCTTGTAACAGCAATCGTATGCGCAACTTTATTCTATTTTTTGTCATCCTTCTCACTACCACAGGAAAGCTCGTTTGGCGTTTTTCTCTCAGCACTGGTTGGGCTTTGTGTAGGTCTTGCAATAGTGTATATCACTGATTACTTCACTTCCACAACCAAACCTCCAGTCAGAGATATAGCAACATCTTCACAGACTGGAGCAGGCACGAACCTGATTACAGGAATAGCCGTAGGTCTTAAATCGACTGCACCCTATGCTCTGACAATTTCTCTTGGTATTTTACTCTCCTTCAAGTTTGGTGGTGTTTATGGGGTTGCAATAGCAACAATGGCTATGCTTTCACTTGCAGGAATTGTTGTAGCTGTAGATACTTTTGGTCCAGTTGCTGACAACGCAGGCGGAATCGTTGAGATGTCTGGCCTTCCTGCCTCTGTTAGGGCAGTTACAGAAAGGCTTGATGCAGTCGGAAACACAACAAAAGCAACAACCAAAGGGTTTGCCATCGCGTCAGCAGGTTTGGCTGCGCTTGCTCTTCTTCTTGCCTTTGCTCACGAAGTGAACCTAACAGCCAATAAGCTTGGAATAACTGGCTTCCCTCTCTCTGCTTCCGGTGTACCAATAATAAATATAATGGACGCATCGGTTATAATCGGTCTTGTAGTAGGCGGAGCCCTTCCTTTCATCTTTTCTTCATATGCTTTGATGGCAGTAGGCAAAGCTGCCCAAAAGATTATTCTTGAAGTGAGACGTCAGTTTAGATCAATAGATGGCTTGATGGAGGGGAAAGCAAAGCCAGACTACGCTTCCTGTGTAGATATTTCAACTGATGCTGCTATTCGCGAGCTTCTTGTTCCAGGGCTTCTGGCAGTGGGAACTCCACTTGCAGTAGGCTTTATGCTGGATTCTGCTGCAGTTGCAGGATTCTTAGTAGGTGCCCTCATATCCGGCCAGCTTCTGGCTGTATTTATGAGCAACGCCGGTGCAGCGTGGGACAACGGAAAGAAATACATCGAACAGGGCAATCTTGGAGGAAAAGGTTCTGAAGCTCACAAAGCAGCAGTAGTTGGCGATACTGTTGGGGATCCCTTTAAGGATACAGCAGGCCCATCGCTCAACCCAATGATTAAAATTTTAAATACGATTTCCATCCTGTTCGTTTCATTCTTTTTGCAGTATGCACTGCATTTTATATGA
- a CDS encoding RNA methyltransferase: MLKKLLRVVLVEPEHQINIGHCARAMKNFGFYELYLVRPRCEIGLEARKYAKHALDVLENARIVAKLEEAVAGCDSVVGTTGILRRHKHIIRQPISLKEFSKMKRQGKMAVLFGRESIGLKESEIELCEMMIHVPTHHIYPVMNVSHAVAIVLYELSKLRLEKRAELATYKEREQAVKFFEKMAIEGGLNNPQKTACAFRRVLGRAQPTKIENACILGVFRRVINKCGGAC, from the coding sequence ATGCTTAAAAAGCTTCTTAGGGTTGTGCTTGTTGAACCAGAACATCAGATTAACATTGGCCACTGTGCGAGGGCAATGAAAAACTTTGGATTTTATGAACTTTATTTAGTAAGGCCACGCTGTGAGATAGGCTTGGAAGCCAGGAAGTATGCAAAGCACGCCTTGGATGTGTTGGAAAACGCAAGAATCGTTGCTAAATTAGAGGAAGCTGTAGCAGGTTGTGATAGTGTAGTTGGTACTACAGGAATACTTAGACGGCACAAGCACATCATTAGACAACCTATTTCACTAAAAGAATTTTCAAAAATGAAAAGACAGGGAAAAATGGCCGTCCTCTTTGGACGGGAGAGCATAGGACTAAAAGAAAGTGAAATTGAACTTTGTGAAATGATGATACACGTCCCAACTCATCACATATATCCTGTTATGAATGTCTCTCACGCTGTTGCTATTGTGTTGTATGAGCTGTCTAAGTTGCGTTTAGAGAAGAGAGCTGAACTTGCAACATATAAGGAAAGGGAACAGGCAGTTAAGTTTTTTGAGAAGATGGCGATTGAAGGTGGACTTAACAATCCTCAAAAAACGGCTTGTGCATTTAGAAGGGTTTTAGGTAGGGCGCAACCAACAAAAATTGAGAATGCGTGCATCCTTGGAGTTTTTAGAAGGGTTATAAATAAATGCGGTGGTGCTTGTTGA
- a CDS encoding DNA-directed RNA polymerase — MYWKIELEDRVRVPPQYFSMNLNDAITQILREKYERICDKDLGVIISIWDAKTHGDGTVIHGDGAAYYDVSFLALTYLPEVNEIYEAEVSELVEFGAFLDLGPVEGLVHLSQIANDFLTFNKKIPAFVGKESKKSLKKGDHVFAKVSTVSMKSSLNDVKIGLTMRPEGLGKDEWIVLAEKKKTEESKKTQEKK; from the coding sequence GTGTATTGGAAGATAGAATTGGAAGATAGAGTGCGCGTTCCTCCACAGTACTTTTCCATGAATCTAAACGATGCGATAACGCAGATTCTGCGCGAGAAATACGAGCGCATATGTGACAAAGACCTTGGCGTTATCATTTCAATATGGGACGCAAAGACTCATGGGGATGGAACGGTGATTCATGGAGACGGAGCAGCCTACTATGATGTATCTTTTTTGGCTCTCACATACCTCCCAGAGGTAAACGAAATTTACGAGGCAGAAGTTTCAGAACTCGTTGAATTCGGAGCATTTTTAGATCTCGGCCCAGTCGAAGGTCTAGTACATCTATCGCAGATAGCAAATGACTTTCTTACATTCAACAAAAAAATTCCCGCATTTGTTGGTAAAGAATCAAAAAAATCACTCAAAAAAGGAGACCATGTTTTTGCAAAGGTATCAACAGTAAGTATGAAGAGCTCACTAAATGATGTAAAAATAGGGCTTACCATGAGACCGGAAGGTTTGGGAAAGGACGAATGGATTGTGTTAGCAGAGAAGAAAAAAACGGAAGAGAGTAAAAAGACTCAGGAGAAAAAATAA